The Psychrobacillus sp. FSL K6-4046 DNA window AACTAAACTACCTCATTAGTTTAAGTATAACATTTCACAAACTAAATCGCTTCACGAAAAAACAACCCTAGCCTTTAACAGAGCCTTGAAAATATATAATGAGATGCCATCCTCGTACTGCATATTTTCTAAAATTTGTGACCATGGATGCGAGCCCAAGAGCTTCGTCTAACTTCGTCTTTCCTAGAACGCCTAACTGGGGTAGCCATTGTTCTCCGTTACTGTGAACGCTTTCCTGTGGCCTATAGTCTCTTTCTAGTAGTCGCAACCTTCACTCCGAACAACTAATATTACTTCTATAAGCAGATAATCTCTACATGGTTTCGGAAGAAGATATAAAAAGAAAGCAGACCGAATTTTACTCATCGTAAAATTTGATCTGCTTTTAATTTTGAGGTGGATTATGTCTCAGCCTCGTTTATAGATTTAAAGTAGTCTACCTAAGTAGTCGAACCTCTTTTTTCTAGTTTTAATCGTATTTTATATATGATTAATATCAATGCAGCAACTAACAATGCTTCCACTACCGGAAGGAAAAATGCTAAGAAGGTCAACATTAAGCAACCTAACAAAAGGAAAATATAGATAACTACATTTTGCTTAAACACTAACTTCTTTGCAAATCCAAGCTTGTACACTAGCACCGACAATAAAAATATGACGATAAATAAAACATAGCCTGATACAGTAAAGTTGGGCATTGTTTCATATATAAACCTAGCGATAGAAGACATTCTACCCATTACTAGATCTTGTTCCTCCAAGGCTTGTCACCCTTTCAGTTCCTATTCCTGATCTGCACTTTTCTTTTTCTTCGTTACGCGTTCACGTTCGCTCTTCTCAAGAATTTTTTTACGTAAGCGAATAGACTCTGGTGTTACTTCCAGGTATTCATCATCGCCAAGGAATTCTAATGCTTCTTCTAAAGTTAAGATACGTGGGCGTTTAATAACATTTGTTTGGTCTTTATTTGCTGAACGAATGTTTGTTTTTTGTTTCATTTTAGTTATATTTACTGTGATATCAGCATCACGAGTATTTTCACCAACAATCATACCTTCATAAATTTCAGTACCTGGCTCTACGAATAGAGTTCCACGGTCTTCAATTTGCATCATACCATAAGTTGTTGCTTTTCCTGTTTCCATAGAAACAAGTACACCTTGGTGACGTCCGCCAACGCGACCTGCCACTACTGGTTGGTAGCTGTCAAATGTATGGTTAATGATTCCGAACCCTTTAGTCAAGGACATGAATTCAGTTGAATATCCGATTAATCCACGGGCAGGAACCATGAAAATCAAACGTACTTGGCCATTCCCACTATTAATCATATCTACCATTTCGCCTTTACGTGTACCCATAGACTCAATGATTGAACCTACACAGTCTTCTGGTACATCAATTTGAACGCGTTCAACCGGTTCACATTTTTTGCCATCAATTTCACGAATAATAACTTCAGGTTTAGATACTTGAAGCTCAAAACCTTCACGACGCATGTTCTCTATTAATATAGATAAGTGGAGTTCTCCACGACCAGAAACAACCCAAGCATCAGGTGAATCTGTATCTTCTACTCGTAAAGAAACATCTGTTTGTAATTGTGAACGAAGACGTTCTTCAATTTTACGAGATGTAACCCATTTACCTTCACGACCAGCAAACGGTGAGTTATTTGTTAAGAATGTCATTTGTAGCGTTGGCTCATCGATACGTAATGGAATTAAAGCGTCAGGATGGTCTGTAGGACAAACTGTTTCCCCTACGTTAATTTCTTCCATACCAGAAACCGCTATTAAATCTCCAGCTTTTGCAGATTCAATCTCTACACGTTTTAAACCGAAGAAACCAAACAATTTAGAAACACGGTAATTTTTAACTTTGCCATCTAATTTCATTAATGAAACTTGTTGACCTACTTCAATTGTACCGCGGAATACGCGACCAATACCGATACGGCCTACATAGTCATTATAGTCAAGTAATGCAACCTGGAACTGTAATGGCTCATCTGAATTATCAATTGGCGCTGGAATAGATTCAATGATTTTCTCAAATAAACACTTCATATCTTCTTCTTGGTTAGCTGGGTCAGCGTCTAAAGAAGCAGTCCCATTAACACCTGAAGCATATACTACTGGGAAGTCTAATTGATCGTCATCTGCACCTAACTCTATGAAAAGTTCTAATACTTCATCTACTACTTCTAGTGGACGAGCAGAATCTTTATCTACTTTGTTAACTACAACTATTGGTATTAATTTTTGTTCTAATGCTTTCTTCAATACAAAACGTGTTTGAGGCATACAACCTTCATATGCATCTACAACTAGTAAAACACCATCTACCATTTTTAAGATACGCTCTACTTCTCCACCAAAATCAGCATGGCCAGGTGTATCCAAAATATTGATGCGTGTGTCTTCATAATTTACAGCTGTGTTTTTTGCTAATATAGTAATTCCACGCTCGCGCTCTATATCGTTTGAGTCCATTGCTCTTTCGTCAACGTGTTCATTAGAACGGAACGTTCCTGATTGTTTTAATAATTGATCGACTAAAGTCGTTTTTCCATGGTCAACGTGTGCTATAATAGCTATGTTTCTTAAATCTTGACGTAATTTTGTCATATTTCCACTCCATATTCTTTTTTCATGTCCATAACTGTGCTATTATAACACAAGTAGAACTAAAGTTATAATATTTTTAATTATTTTCTTGGGGGTAATTGTTTTGAGTAACATTAAATGGGTTTTTGTATTGTTTTCTCTAGGCGCAATGTTGTCTATGGGTTTAATAGGAGTTGCTATTGCATTACGTAATATTCCGTTAGCATTATTGTTTTTAGCAATGTTATTTGTAGTAATGGGATTTGGCTTTAAAACGAAAAAGAAAATGCGTGAACAAGGGTTATTAGAATAGGAAAATCTAAATAAGCCCGAGTTTTTTATAATTATAGCTGGGTAGTTTATCAATTCTTTCTACTTCAGTAGAGGCTGGTCCTGACTAACGTCACTGACCAGTCTCTTTTTTTAAAGCCTTAATTCTTATCAACGATTACTTGTATGGTTTTCGACAATATAATTTTATAAGATTCTATTATATTTTTTAAATATATGAAACGAACTCATTTATTTTAAAATAATATATTTTGATAATAGTTGTTCATGAAGATTAGGCTTAGAGACTATAAATGAATTTTGTTTTAACAGATTTATAGGCTCGTTAGATAAGTTAGTAACAACTGCTCCCACTTCGTTTGCTATTACCATTCCTCCAGCGATATCCCATGGTGAAAGTCTCATGGACAAATATGCATCTAATCTTCCAGTGGCTACATAGGCAATCTCAATTGCAGCAGACCCAAAGGATCTAGTTCCTCTAGACGTTTGCACGAGCTCTATCATTCCATCGTGATGCACCATTCGATTTGGTACAACCCAACTAGCATTCACCCCTATAATAGATTTCTCTACTGTCGTACTCTCAAGCCGAGGGATCCTCACGTCGTTTAGGTATGCCCCTTGTCCCGAAGCAGCACTTAGTAAATCATCATCCATAACATTATAAATATAACCAAGAATTCCTTCGCCGTCCTTGTAAATACCTAACGATATAGCAAAGTTTTTCTTGAAGTGAATAAAGTTAGTAGTCCCATCAATTGGATCTAGCATCCAAACGTAGCCATCCAAATTTTCTATCTTATCTCCAAACCCTTCCTCTCCAAATATACGATGGTTTGGAAAATCTTTTTTAATATGTCTAATAAAAAACTTTTCTGTTTCCTTATCAATATTAGTAACTAAGTCATTCGCTTCCGACTTAGATTCGATAATTAACTCCTCCGAGAATGAGCTTCTTATTTGAGTCGCAGCTTGTTTAATCAATGATTTTGCATACTTATCAAGTATATGTAAGTCCATGTTACCACCCCTTCTATGTTCCTGTTAACTGACCGTCATACATGCTTTGCATATACTTAGTCTTAGTATAAAGAAAAAAACACCGGCTGTCTTTCAAGATTAGCTGGTGTTTTTCATGGTGCTATTAGTGACGACAACTTAAGTAAACGCATTTAGTTCATCCAGTGACTGATGAAGCTCTGTTAATCGCATCTTCGCTTCGCTAATTACTTCTTGGTCTCCATCTTGCATTGCATCGTATAAAGTAGCTAATTGATAATCCATTTCCAATTTCAATGTTTGAATTTTTTCCTTTTCCATATCATATTTACGAATTATATGCACAACCTGTTTCATAGTTAACACCTCTCCATAATCATTTTATCTTAATATTCAGAACTTTATACTTACATTATGCTACAAATCGATTTGTGTTAATAAATACTGCTTACAAGATTTTTACCCAAAAATCCGCTAAAATAAACATAGAAATTGAAAGGAGTTAATATATGAGTAAAACTTTTTGGCAAGAAAAAGATTTTGAAGTGTTTCAAATTGAAGGATTAGAAAATAGAATGACTGCTCTTATAGAGAATGTTCGACCTAAGTTTGAAGAACTTGGTAAACAATATAGCCTTTATTTTTCTGGTGTTCTTGGAGATGAGTTTTTTAGCCATGTAGCTAAGCACGCTCGTCGATCAGTTAACCCTCCAAAGGATAGTTGGGTAGCTTTTGCTCCTTACAAACGTGGTTACAAGGCTTTGCCTCATTTTCAAATTGGCTTATGGGGTACGCATTTATTTATCATAGTAGCAGTTATTTATGAAGCACCCGATAAAGTTGCAATTGCAGAGCGTTTGCTGCAACAAATGAGTCTATTTAAAAAGCTTCCAGATGATTTTATCGTTTCTGGGGACCATATGAAGCCAGAGGCCTCTTCCTTGAGGGAAGTTAATCAAGAGGGAGTAGAAGAGCTTCTAACGCGTCTGAGAGACGTTAAAAAGGGTGAATTTTTAGTTGGGCGTCATATACCTAAAGAAGAAGCTGTTAAATTAACAGAAACAGAATTATTCGACTTAGTAGAAAATACGTTTGAACAGCTTCTACCCATTTACAAAACTATGACCAATATAAAATAAGACAAGCTTTCCCTCCTTTTTAAGGAGGGATTACTTTATCCCTTTATAATTGCTTCGTTAGTTTGTTCTTTCATTTTTTTTATGATTGGGAAGCTTGCATATCCACTTTCTTTTTCAAACTCCCGAAAATATGTCTTTTCTTCCGCTATAGACGGAACTATTTCTTTAAAGCGACGATATTTATTCATCAGTTCTTCTCGCTTTATGCCTTTTTCATAAGCATTTTCAATTGCTTCAAAAAACTGTACTACGTCTACTATTTCTTTTGTAGACCAATCTAACGAAAAAGGGTATGTGTATTCCATTTTCAACTCTCCTATAATTTCCATTTTTTTCGTATATCTAGTGCCTCAGCTGCCATTCTGTCGATGAGCTCTTTCGTTGTAGGAATGTCATGAATCATACCTATTACTTGCCCTGCCCAAGCAAAGCCTTGGTCTTCGAAACCGTTATAAATAAATTGCTTGTTGGCTTCTCCACTAATATGATGCTTCAAATGCTCATATGTAGGGTTTTCCTTTTCCATAGTCAAAATAGTTTCGGTCCAACTATTACGGATAGCCCTTGCTGGCGACCCTAGCTCTTTTTTAATAACAACTGTATCTGTTTCCTCTTTTGATAATATGGCATTTTTATATGCTTCCGATGCATGGATACATTCCTTTGTTGCGATAAAACGAGTCCCCATTTCTATCCCTTCTGCTCCTAGAGCATGAGCAGCCATCCAGCCTCGCCCATCTCCAATGCCACCAGAAGCAATGACAGGTAATGAAACAGCATCTACAACTTGAGGGATAAGTACCATAGTTCCAATATCATCTCTCCCTAAGTGACCGCCACCCTCTTGCCCTACAACCATCACAGCGTCGGCCCCTAGCTGTTCTGCTTTTAAAGCCTGTCGCTTAGATGCGACTAAAACAAGCTTTTTGATATTCGTCTTATCTAGGGCATCTAAAATTGGCGCAGGATTGCCTCCAGTCATTGAAACTACTGGAACGTTTTCTTCGATAGCGACTTCAAGCATATGTTCATAAGGTCTACCTGTTTGCCCAATAGCAAAGTTTACGCCAAAAGGTTTATTTGTATGTTCTCTCACTTTATCAATCTCTTGGCGAAGCTCCTCCGGTGTTGAGAGACTCATAGCAGTTATCTGTCCTAAGCCACCCGCTTCTGAAACCGCAATGCATAGATCCGAATACGCAAGATATGCTAGTCCACCTTGTACTATAGGATATTTTGTTCCTAATAGATCTGTAACCCTTGTTTGAAATGACAAACTAATCCCCTCCCTTTATAGTAGTGTAAAGAAAATTTAATTAGGATTCAATCTATCTATTAAAGGATAGAATTTTAAATGAGCCGTTTTAAATCCTTAAAGTAGGTTATGTATGTATTAGAAGACTCTAACAAGACAAGTCCGTAGGAAAAACATACAAGTTTGCATAAGGTTATCGTTTACTGCTTAAATGCTTGTTAACTGTTCTTCATTATAAAATGCTTTTAAAAACAAATGACTTTTAAAATACTTGTAGAAGCAAACCTCTCGATTTCTTTTCTATTTGTCCAGCAAAATTAATGCATCTTAATAATTTTGAATTATTTTTATAGTAATAAATTTCCTTAAATGCTATAATTCTTTTGTTTTTAACATTGCATCAACGTCTCTATTAATAATTACTAGAATCGTTTACATGCACAAAAATTTAATTAGAGGTGGTATAAGCGTTGTCACAATTAGAAACTCCTATCTTCGATGCTTTATTGAAGCATCGAAATCGTCATCCAATTCAGTTCCACATTCCTGGTCATAAGAAAGGGAAAGGGATGGACCCTGCATTTCGAGAGTTTGTTGGAGATAATGTACTTTCAATTGATTTAATCAATATAGCTCCATTAGATGACCTACATTCTCCAAAAGGAGCCATCAAAAAAGCTCAACATCTAGCTGCAGAAGCTTTTGGAGCAGATGAAACCTTTTTCTCTGTTCAAGGTACGAGTGGAGCTATTATGACAATGATCCTTACTATTTGTGGACCTGGGGATAAGATCCTTGTTCCACGAAATGTTCATAAATCTATTATGTCTGCCATTGTATTTGCAGGTGCTATACCCGTATTTATACATCCCGAGGTAGATAAAGAACTTGGTGTTTCGCATGGTATTTCTGTGGAATCCGTAGAAAAAGCAATAGAAGCACATCCAGATGCAAAAGGTTTACTTGTTATCAACCCAACTTATTTTGGTTTAGCAGCCGATTTAAAGAGAATTGTAGATATTTCTCATGCGCACGGTATACCTGTAGTAGTGGATGAAGCTCATGGTGTACATATCCACTTTCATAATGACCTTCCTATTTCGGCAATGTCTGCCGGTGCTGATATGGCCGCAACATCTGTACACAAACTTGGAGGATCTATGACTCAAAGCTCCGTCCTGAATGTAAGAGAAGGACTAGTTTCTGCAAAAAGGGTACAATCAATCCTTTCCATGCTTACAACGACTTCTACATCCTATCCTCTTTTAGCTTCTCTAGATACCGCTAGAAGACAGCTAGCTATACATGGAGAGGATTTAATAGGCGAAGCAATCGAAATTGCTGAGGAAACTCGTAAACGTATAAATGAAATTGAACATATCCATTGTGTAGGAAGAGAAATATTACAATCCTCCGCTACTTACGATATGGATCCAACTAAGCTACTAATTAGCGTTAAAAATTTAGGAATCACTGGATTTGAAGCTGAAATTTGGCTTAGAGAAAAAGCGAATATTGAAGTAGAGCTTTCTGATTTATATAATATCCTTTGCCTGATTACGCTAGGAGATACAAAAAAAGAAGTAGACATGCTTGTTAATGCATTATCGAGAATGGTAGTGGCATATGAATCTGCAGCAACAATAGTAGAATCAGCTGTAACCTTACCAGACATCCCTGGTTTAGCTATGTCACCTCGAGATGCATTTTACGCAGAAACTGAATCTATTCCACTATTAGAAGCCAGTGGCCGTATTTCTGCTGAATTCGTAATGGTCTACCCTCCTGGTATTCCTATTTTTATTCCCGGGGAAATAATTACTCAAGGAAATATTGACTATATCTTGATGAACCTAGAGGCAGGCTTACCAGTACAGGGACCAGAAGACGACACATTAGAAATGATTCATGTTATTAAAGAGCATCAGGCTATCATTTAGTATATTAAACTTTCAGCTCCAATCAAAAACAGACTTTTGACGGCTAACGTCGTCAAAGTCTGTTTTTTAATAGAATCAAAAAATTAAAAAGGCAAACACTGGACATATAAAGGCCCCTAAAATAGCACTAAGAGTCATTGCCACTGACCCCATCGTCATCGTCTCTTCCCCATACTCGGATAGCTTAGATAAGCCGATGCCATGCGATGCACTACCTATAGATATCCCCCTGCTGATTGCGGTATCTATGTGAAATAGTTTAAAGAGAAACGGTCCAGCTAATGCTCCTATTAAACCAGCTAAAATTACAAAAACTGCTGTCAAAGTTGGAATACCCCCAATTGATTCGCTAATAGGCATCGCAATTGGAGAAGTAATTGACTTTGGTAATAAGGATTTTTGAAGAAACTCCTCAAAAGACATAAGTTTAGCTATTATAACAATACTAATTAGTCCAGAAAGCATTGCTACAGTAACACCTAATATAATCGTCACCTTGTTTTTTATAATTTTTTCTCGCTGTATATATAAAGGGTAAGCCATCCCTACTACCGCTGGTCCGAGCATTGCATCAATCCACTTGGCACCTGACATATATGTATCGTAAGAAACTCCTGAAAAACTTAACACTACTACAAGGATAATCGTAGTAGTTAAAATAGGTAATAGTAAAGGATAGGTGAACCTTCTATAGAGAAAAGTCATCCCTATAAAAATAATGATTGTACCAATTACCATCGCTAGAGAAATCATTTCAAATCCTCCCCTACTATTTTACTTTCAAAGTATTGACATACCTTTCCTGCTACTACAATTGTAAACATTGTACTAATTATTAAAGCGATTATTATAAAAACCCCTTTTAACGAGGCTAACTGAGGGTAATCCATTATCCCTGCGGTCGCCGGCACAAAGAATAAGGCAAGAAATGCAAGTAAAAAACCAGCCCCATCTTTTATAAGATTGGCTGGAAGTATTTTTAGCAGGAGGCACGCTAATAGTATTAATAATCCAGCAATACTTCCAGGAAAGGAAAACGGTAATAATTCCACTACAAAAGATCCTAGAGTAGAGAATAAATAAAGAATAATTACTTGAAAAATGATTCGACCTACTTTTTTTATTTTGTTCATTATGTA harbors:
- a CDS encoding YlaH-like family protein: MGRMSSIARFIYETMPNFTVSGYVLFIVIFLLSVLVYKLGFAKKLVFKQNVVIYIFLLLGCLMLTFLAFFLPVVEALLVAALILIIYKIRLKLEKRGSTT
- the typA gene encoding translational GTPase TypA; translated protein: MTKLRQDLRNIAIIAHVDHGKTTLVDQLLKQSGTFRSNEHVDERAMDSNDIERERGITILAKNTAVNYEDTRINILDTPGHADFGGEVERILKMVDGVLLVVDAYEGCMPQTRFVLKKALEQKLIPIVVVNKVDKDSARPLEVVDEVLELFIELGADDDQLDFPVVYASGVNGTASLDADPANQEEDMKCLFEKIIESIPAPIDNSDEPLQFQVALLDYNDYVGRIGIGRVFRGTIEVGQQVSLMKLDGKVKNYRVSKLFGFFGLKRVEIESAKAGDLIAVSGMEEINVGETVCPTDHPDALIPLRIDEPTLQMTFLTNNSPFAGREGKWVTSRKIEERLRSQLQTDVSLRVEDTDSPDAWVVSGRGELHLSILIENMRREGFELQVSKPEVIIREIDGKKCEPVERVQIDVPEDCVGSIIESMGTRKGEMVDMINSGNGQVRLIFMVPARGLIGYSTEFMSLTKGFGIINHTFDSYQPVVAGRVGGRHQGVLVSMETGKATTYGMMQIEDRGTLFVEPGTEIYEGMIVGENTRDADITVNITKMKQKTNIRSANKDQTNVIKRPRILTLEEALEFLGDDEYLEVTPESIRLRKKILEKSERERVTKKKKSADQE
- a CDS encoding YlaF family protein; protein product: MSNIKWVFVLFSLGAMLSMGLIGVAIALRNIPLALLFLAMLFVVMGFGFKTKKKMREQGLLE
- a CDS encoding inositol monophosphatase family protein, producing the protein MDLHILDKYAKSLIKQAATQIRSSFSEELIIESKSEANDLVTNIDKETEKFFIRHIKKDFPNHRIFGEEGFGDKIENLDGYVWMLDPIDGTTNFIHFKKNFAISLGIYKDGEGILGYIYNVMDDDLLSAASGQGAYLNDVRIPRLESTTVEKSIIGVNASWVVPNRMVHHDGMIELVQTSRGTRSFGSAAIEIAYVATGRLDAYLSMRLSPWDIAGGMVIANEVGAVVTNLSNEPINLLKQNSFIVSKPNLHEQLLSKYIILK
- a CDS encoding DUF1054 domain-containing protein, translated to MSKTFWQEKDFEVFQIEGLENRMTALIENVRPKFEELGKQYSLYFSGVLGDEFFSHVAKHARRSVNPPKDSWVAFAPYKRGYKALPHFQIGLWGTHLFIIVAVIYEAPDKVAIAERLLQQMSLFKKLPDDFIVSGDHMKPEASSLREVNQEGVEELLTRLRDVKKGEFLVGRHIPKEEAVKLTETELFDLVENTFEQLLPIYKTMTNIK
- a CDS encoding UPF0223 family protein, translating into MEYTYPFSLDWSTKEIVDVVQFFEAIENAYEKGIKREELMNKYRRFKEIVPSIAEEKTYFREFEKESGYASFPIIKKMKEQTNEAIIKG
- a CDS encoding nitronate monooxygenase family protein, producing the protein MSFQTRVTDLLGTKYPIVQGGLAYLAYSDLCIAVSEAGGLGQITAMSLSTPEELRQEIDKVREHTNKPFGVNFAIGQTGRPYEHMLEVAIEENVPVVSMTGGNPAPILDALDKTNIKKLVLVASKRQALKAEQLGADAVMVVGQEGGGHLGRDDIGTMVLIPQVVDAVSLPVIASGGIGDGRGWMAAHALGAEGIEMGTRFIATKECIHASEAYKNAILSKEETDTVVIKKELGSPARAIRNSWTETILTMEKENPTYEHLKHHISGEANKQFIYNGFEDQGFAWAGQVIGMIHDIPTTKELIDRMAAEALDIRKKWKL
- a CDS encoding aminotransferase class I/II-fold pyridoxal phosphate-dependent enzyme, translated to MSQLETPIFDALLKHRNRHPIQFHIPGHKKGKGMDPAFREFVGDNVLSIDLINIAPLDDLHSPKGAIKKAQHLAAEAFGADETFFSVQGTSGAIMTMILTICGPGDKILVPRNVHKSIMSAIVFAGAIPVFIHPEVDKELGVSHGISVESVEKAIEAHPDAKGLLVINPTYFGLAADLKRIVDISHAHGIPVVVDEAHGVHIHFHNDLPISAMSAGADMAATSVHKLGGSMTQSSVLNVREGLVSAKRVQSILSMLTTTSTSYPLLASLDTARRQLAIHGEDLIGEAIEIAEETRKRINEIEHIHCVGREILQSSATYDMDPTKLLISVKNLGITGFEAEIWLREKANIEVELSDLYNILCLITLGDTKKEVDMLVNALSRMVVAYESAATIVESAVTLPDIPGLAMSPRDAFYAETESIPLLEASGRISAEFVMVYPPGIPIFIPGEIITQGNIDYILMNLEAGLPVQGPEDDTLEMIHVIKEHQAII
- a CDS encoding LrgB family protein translates to MISLAMVIGTIIIFIGMTFLYRRFTYPLLLPILTTTIILVVVLSFSGVSYDTYMSGAKWIDAMLGPAVVGMAYPLYIQREKIIKNKVTIILGVTVAMLSGLISIVIIAKLMSFEEFLQKSLLPKSITSPIAMPISESIGGIPTLTAVFVILAGLIGALAGPFLFKLFHIDTAISRGISIGSASHGIGLSKLSEYGEETMTMGSVAMTLSAILGAFICPVFAFLIF
- a CDS encoding CidA/LrgA family protein, whose translation is MNKIKKVGRIIFQVIILYLFSTLGSFVVELLPFSFPGSIAGLLILLACLLLKILPANLIKDGAGFLLAFLALFFVPATAGIMDYPQLASLKGVFIIIALIISTMFTIVVAGKVCQYFESKIVGEDLK